In the genome of Natronomonas salina, the window GCCGCAGGTCGGCCTCGATCGGGCCGCTCTTGTGCAGCGTGACGAAGGTCGTCTCCTCCATCGGCGTCCGTGCGCGGCTCGCCGCGACCTGCAGCGACGAGATGCCCGGGACCACCTCGACGGGCGCGTCGACCGCGGACTCGACCTTCCCGACGAACTGGTAGCCGGAGTGGTTCGGGTCGCCCATCAGCACCGCCGTCCCGCGCTCGCCGTCGGCGACGCGGTCGGCGAAGCTTGCGAGAACCTCTGGCTCGTCCCTGTAGCCGCAGGTCAGCGCGACGCCCTCGATCTCCTCCCGGACGAAGTCGACGACGGTCTCGAAGCCGACGACCACGTCCGCCTCGCGGATGGCCCGGGCGCCTCGAGGGGTGAGGTACTCCGGATTCCCGGGGCCGATGCCGACCGCGTAGACCGGGTCGTCGCCGCGGGGCTCCGGCCCACCGGCCGCGAACGCCGCCGGCGAGTCGGGGAACGCCACCTCCTCGGTCACAGCGTAACGTCCCCCGATCTGACGTCGCTGGCGACGTGGACCAGCTCGTTCGTCAGCCCCGCCGCGAGGCCGCTGCCGCCGCGCCGCCCGACGTTCGTGATCGCGGGGACGCCGTGCTCTTCGCAGACCTCGCGGACGCGTTTCCGGCTCTCGGCTGCCTTCACGAAGCCGACCGGCGTGGCGACGACGACTGCCGGCCGGGTGCCCTGCTCGATGCAGTCCGCGAGCGCGAGCGCGGCCGTGGGCGCGTTCCCGACGACTGCGACGGCGCCGTCGTAGACGCCCCGCCTGTCGAGCTCGAGGACCGACGCGGCGGTCCGCGTCATCCCGGTCTCGGCGGCCAGGTCGGCGCCGTTGCCGATGGCCTTCCGGACCTCGCATTCGTGACCGCGGCCGGTCACGCCCGACTTCACCATCGTGATGTCGGTCACCACGGGCGCCTCGTCGAGGACGGCCCGCGCGCCCTCGCGGACCGGCTCCGAATCGTCCGCGCCGGTGAACCGCACCAGGTGCTGGAACTCCGGGTCGCCGGTGGCGTGGACGGCCTTCGCCCGCATCCGATCGGCCAGCGTCTCCTGGGGGACGAGGTCGTGGACGCGGTCCATGCTCGTCTCGGCTATCTCCATGGCGTCCGAGGTGGTGGCGCCGAGGTCGGCGTACTCTTCGAACTCCCCGGCGTCGCCCGCGGCCGCGCCGCCGTCGGTCGCGGTGCGTTCGTCCTCAGTCGTCATCGCTGGCCACCTCCCCGACCGTCCCCGGATTCGTGGCGCGCTC includes:
- a CDS encoding cobalt-precorrin-7 (C(5))-methyltransferase, with protein sequence MTEEVAFPDSPAAFAAGGPEPRGDDPVYAVGIGPGNPEYLTPRGARAIREADVVVGFETVVDFVREEIEGVALTCGYRDEPEVLASFADRVADGERGTAVLMGDPNHSGYQFVGKVESAVDAPVEVVPGISSLQVAASRARTPMEETTFVTLHKSGPIEADLRRLERDVGDRHLLVLPRPYDWMPERIAHRLLKSGAADGEALVLEQLTHDDESVTRTSLAELATDVDSKEETAFSDLSVLAVRR
- a CDS encoding precorrin-8X methylmutase codes for the protein MTTEDERTATDGGAAAGDAGEFEEYADLGATTSDAMEIAETSMDRVHDLVPQETLADRMRAKAVHATGDPEFQHLVRFTGADDSEPVREGARAVLDEAPVVTDITMVKSGVTGRGHECEVRKAIGNGADLAAETGMTRTAASVLELDRRGVYDGAVAVVGNAPTAALALADCIEQGTRPAVVVATPVGFVKAAESRKRVREVCEEHGVPAITNVGRRGGSGLAAGLTNELVHVASDVRSGDVTL